In Engraulis encrasicolus isolate BLACKSEA-1 chromosome 24, IST_EnEncr_1.0, whole genome shotgun sequence, a single genomic region encodes these proteins:
- the LOC134441024 gene encoding uncharacterized protein LOC134441024, with product MGKSKLAPYPMHTIPRLELCAAVLAVELAEVIQSEIDIELQAVKFFTDSRIVLGYIHNSSRRFYTYVANRVARIRGSTEPEQWQYVLTDQNPADQGTRPFPAAQLPSSNWLLGPQFLSQSTTDLNDEAGTFELVDADTDKEVRPQATCLLTKVTEQALGSTRFERFSSWKSLVRGMALLIHAAKSFSGEVTGDDCKGWHQCSQLLPAERFQAKTSIFKAVQEDVYKDELKCLTQGSTVHCQSPLAKLDPFIDKNGLIRVGGRISRADLADEEKHPLILPADHHVATLLVRHYHDNVAHQGRHFTEGALRTAGIWIVRGKNLISSIIFKCVTCKKLRGKIEVQKMSDLPADRLAMDPPFTHVGLDAFGPWTVTTRRTRGGAAESKRWAVIFACLSTRAVHLEVIESMSTSSFINAMRRFLAIRGPVKHLRSDRGTNFIGACHELQINTDDPEVKSYLQEQGCTWTFNAPHSSHMGGAWERLIGVARRILDGLFAKDGATRLSHEVLTTLMAEVMAIMNARPLLPVSNDAEVPEILSPATLLTQKASASPAPLGDFELDHLSKVQWRQVQSLADSFWKRWRSEYLATLQPRRKWTAEKPNLQEGDIVLIKDSQAKRNMWPLGRVVKAIPSADTKVRKVIVKTLSQGVVKEYLRPISDVVLLMTLKKE from the coding sequence ATGGGCAAATCAAAACTTGCGCCTTACCCCATGCACACCATACCACGCTTGGAGTTGTGTGCAGCTGTCTTGGCTGTTGAGCTGGCAGAGGTGATCCAGTCTGAAATAGACATAGAGTTACAAGCAGTGAAGTTCTTCACCGACAGCCGCATTGTACTGGGTTACATTCACAACAGTTCACGAAGATTCTACACCTATGTAGCTAATCGAGTAGCCCGCATTCGAGGATCTACAGAACCAGAACAGTGGCAGTACGTCTTGACAGACCAGAACCCTGCAGACCAGGGAACCAGACCGTTTCCAGCAGCTCAACTCCCATCGTCTAACTGGTTGCTTGGCCCTCAGTTTCTTAGCCAGTCGACCACGGATCTAAATGATGAAGCAGGAACATTTGAACTTGTtgatgcagacacagacaaggaAGTCAGGCCACAAGCCACATGTCTTCTAACCAAGGTCACAGAGCAGGCTCTTGGCTCGACAAGGTTTGAACGCTTCTCTTCTTGGAAGAGCCTAGTAAGAGGGATGGCACTTCTCATTCATGCAGCCAAGTCATTCTCAGGAGAAGTGACGGGTGATGACTGCAAGGGATGGCATCAATGCAGCCAGTTGCTCCCTGCAGAGCGTTTCCAAGCAAAGACAAGTATCTTCAAGGCTGTTCAGGAAGATGTTTACAAGGACGAGCTAAAATGCTTGACTCAGGGTTCCACGGTGCACTGTCAAAGTCCCCTTGCAAAGCTCGATCCCTTCATCGACAAAAATGGACTGATCAGAGTCGGAGGTCGGATAAGCAGAGCGGACTTAGCAGACGAAGAGAAACACCCACTCATCCTACCAGCCGACCATCATGTGGCCACTCTCCTGGTCCGACACTACCATGACAACGTGGCCCACCAAGGTCGCCACTTCACAGAGGGCGCACTACGTACTGCAGGCATTTGGATAGTCAGAGGCAAAAATCTCATCTCCAGCATCATTTTCAAATGTGTCACCTGTAAAAAGTTGAGAGGAAAGATTGAAGTTCAGAAGATGTCAGATCTGCCTGCTGATAGACTGGCAATGGATCCGCCCTTTACTCATGTAGGGCTCGATGCCTTTGGCCCATGGACAGTAACCACTAGGCGCACTCGAGGGGGAGCCGCTGAGAGCAAGAGGTGGGCAGTCATTTTTGCTTGCCTTAGTACGAGAGCTGTACACCTTGAAGTGATTGAATCCATGTCAACCTCAAGTTTCATCAATGCCATGAGACGCTTTCTAGCCATCCGTGGACCTGTCAAACACTTAAGGTCAGATAGAGGCACTAACTTCATTGGTGCATGCCATGAGCTTCAAATCAATACGGATGACCCTGAGGTCAAGAGCTACCTGCAAGAGCAGGGATGCACATGGACTTTCAATGCTCCCCATTCCTCACACATGGGTGGAGCTTGGGAGAGACTGATAGGAGTAGCAAGACGCATACTGGATGGACTCTTTGCAAAGGATGGTGCTACAAGACTTTCTCATGAAGTCCTGACAACCTTGATGGCCGAAGTTATGGCTATCATGAATGCACGCCCCCTACTCCCTGTCTCCAACGATGCAGAGGTACCAGAAATCCTCTcacctgccactctgctcacccaGAAGGCGAGCGCCAGTCCGGCACCCCTGGGAGACTTCGAGCTGGATCATCTCAGCAAGGTCCAGTGGCGCCAGGTCCAGAGCTTGGCGGACTCCTTCTGGAAGAGGTGGCGGTCGGAGTACCTGGCGACACTTCAACCACGGAGGAAGTGGACTGCAGAGAAGCCCAACCTCCAGGAAGGTGACATTGTTTTGATAAAGGACAGTCAGGCAAAGCGTAACATGTGGCCTCTTGGGCGGGTAGTTAAGGCAATTCCTAGTGCAGACACCAAAGTTCGTAAGGTCATAGTCAAGACTCTTAGCCAAGGGGTAGTTAAGGAGTATCTTAGACCCATTTCTGATGTTGTTTTACTGATGACTCTAAAGAAAGAGTAA